A window of Juglans regia cultivar Chandler chromosome 7, Walnut 2.0, whole genome shotgun sequence contains these coding sequences:
- the LOC109010447 gene encoding vacuole membrane protein KMS1-like: MSSVMGSRRGSTSAAAAPAPSAQRGDVAISELHGRRHQQEVENLTLRTQPLKTLKFFILASLQYVKQLILYLLAKGGWLMLLSTVAAASAILVVAIDGPHEKHVEELSRYIQFGLWWIALGVASSIGLGSGLHTFVLYLGPHIAFFTIKAMQCGRVDLKSAPYDTTQLRRGPSWLDKDCSEFGPPLFSSLHGLRVPISSILPQVQIEAILWGLGTAIGELPPYFISRAGGELEAMEELDASSTEGEGVIATRLNQIKRWLLSHAQHLNFFTILVLASVPNPLFDLAGIMCGQFGIPFWKFFFATLIGKAIIKTHIQTVFIISVCNNQLLNWIENELIWMLSLIPGFASVLPALVVKLNGVKDKYLTAPPPGASSIKVKKWDLSFASIWNTVVWLMLINFAIKFVTSTAQAYLKEQQENEVNASATGSSTSAHSN, encoded by the exons ATGTCCAGCGTAATGGGTTCGCGCAGAGGATCAacttctgctgctgctgctccTGCTCCCTCCGCTCAACGTGGTGACGTTGCGATCTCAG AACTCCATGGGAGGCGGCATCAACAGGAAGTAGAAAATCTGACACTCAGAACACAACCCTTGAAAACTTTGAAGTTCTTCATTTTGGCTAGTCTTCAGTATGTTAAGCAGTTAATATTATATCTGCTAGCAAAGGGTGGATGGCTAATGCTTTTGAGCACAGTGGCAGCAGCTAGTGCAATTCTTGTTGTTGCCATTGATGGCCCTCATGAGAAG CATGTTGAGGAGCTTTCAAGATATATCCAGTTTGGACTATGGTGGATTGCTCTTGGAGTTGCATCTTCGATCGGGCTTG gATCTGGTTTGCATACTTTTGTCCTTTATCTTGGTCCCCACATCGCATTTTTCACCATAAAAGCAATGCAGTGTGGCCGTGTGGATTTAAAAAGTGCTCCATATGATACAACTCAGTTGAGAAGAGGTCCTTCATGGCTTGATAAGGACTGCTCTGAATTTGGGCCCCCATTATTCTCATCATTACATGGTTTGCGCGTTCCAATTAGCAGCATATTGCCACAGGTTCAGATTGAGGCCATTTTATGGGGTCTTGGGACTGCAATTGGAGAGCTTCCTCCATACTTTATCTCAAGAGCAG GTGGCGAATTGGAGGCTATGGAAGAATTGGATGCCTCCTCAACTGAAGGCGAAGGAGTCATTGCTACTCGACTAAATCAAATCAAACGCTGGCTGTTATCGCATGCGCAGCACTTGAACTTCTTTACAATTTTAGTTCTCGCTTCG GTGCCAAATCCTCTATTTGACCTTGCTGGCATCATGTGTGGACAATTTGGGATTCccttttggaaatttttttttgccacATTGATTGGAAAGGCAATCATCAAAACTCACATACAG aCAGTTTTCATCATCTCTGTTTGCAATAATCAACTCCTTAACTGGATTGAAAACGAGTTGATATGGATGCTCAGCCTTATTCCGGGTTTTGCTTCTGTCTTGCCCGCCCTTGTTGTCAAACTCAATGGTGTCAAAGATAAGTATCTGACAGCACCTCCTCCCGGGGCATCGAGTATCAAG GTGAAGAAGTGGGATCTCTCATTTGCTTCAATCTGGAATACTGTTGTGTGGCTCATGCTCATTAATTTCGCAATCAAATTTGTGACGAGCACTGCCCAAGCGTATCTTAAGGAACAACAGGAAAATGAGGTAAATGCATCGGCAACTGGATCATCTACATCTGCACATTCAAATTGA